Within Microvirgula aerodenitrificans DSM 15089, the genomic segment GTTGTCCGACAGCGCATAGCCTGTAGCACAGTTGTTCATTCCCGCCCGGGGAATCGTCCTGTCCGCAGCGGGCAGCCGACGCGTCCCCCTCCTTGTCGCGTGGTCCGGTTTCCAGACCGGCGCCTGACGTCCCGTGTCCCACCGCGACCAACCGCGGCGCCATGCCGCCAGGAGGCCTGCGATGAATCATCTCGCCGAACTGCTGCCGGCCCTGCCGGCCTCGTTCAACATACTGACCACCTTTGGTGCCCTGCTGGCGGCAGGCATTATCGGTGCCCGCCTGTTTGTCCGTACCCTGCGCCTGCCGATCCTGTCGGCCTGGGTCCTGACCGGCTTCATTCTCGGCCCGGCCGCTCTGGGTCTGGTCAACCAGGCACAACTGACCGATCTGCAGCCGCTGGTGGAAATCGGGCTGGCACTGATCCTGTTCCAGCTCGGGCGCCGGCTCGACGTCGGCTGGCTGCTGCGCGAGCGCTGGCTGGCCATGACCTCGCTGGCCATCGCCATGACCCTGTTCGCCGCCGTGGCGGTGGCGCTCGGCGCCGTCGGTCTCAGCGTGACCACCTCGCTGCTGATCGCCGCGCTGACGCTGGCCGTCTCGCCGGCGACACTGCTGCTGACCATACGCGAACTGCGCGCCGAAGGCGTGGTCAGCGAGCGGGCGCTGAACCAGACCGCGCTGATCCACCTGCTCGGCTGGCTGGCGCTGGGGCTGACCCTGGCCGGCTGGCAGGCACACAGCCAGCCGCTGACCGCCTCACTGCTCAGCCTGCTCGCACGCAGCGTCGCCGCCCTGCTGCTTGGTCTGTTCAGCGCCTGGCTGGCGGTCCGGCTGGCCGACTGGCTTGGCAAGCTCGACGGCTACCAGCCAGTGATTCTGGTCGCCCTGGTCACCGTCACCATGGGCATCTGCAGCTGGCTCGGCTGGCCGGCCGCCGTGTCGCTGCTGGTGTTCGGCAGCGCCACCCGCCGCATGGACCGCCAGTTCGCCCTGGCCGAACCGGATCTGCTGCCTTATGGCAGGCTGCTGTATGTCGCCCTGTTTGTCCTCGCCGGTGCCGCGCTGGAACCCCGTGCGCTGGCCGTGGCCTGGCTGCCGGCCGTGGTCGTGCTGGTGGTCCGGCTGGCGGTGCCGGTAGCGATGATGGTGCTGCTGGCCCGGCCCAATGGCGTCGACTACCGGCAGGGCGTCGCCATCGGCGCCACACTGTGGCCGGTCGCCGGCGCCCCGCTGATCGGCATCGGTATGGTCGGCCAGTTCAACCCGGTGCTGGCCAGCCAGTTGGCGGCCATCTCGCTGTC encodes:
- a CDS encoding cation:proton antiporter encodes the protein MNHLAELLPALPASFNILTTFGALLAAGIIGARLFVRTLRLPILSAWVLTGFILGPAALGLVNQAQLTDLQPLVEIGLALILFQLGRRLDVGWLLRERWLAMTSLAIAMTLFAAVAVALGAVGLSVTTSLLIAALTLAVSPATLLLTIRELRAEGVVSERALNQTALIHLLGWLALGLTLAGWQAHSQPLTASLLSLLARSVAALLLGLFSAWLAVRLADWLGKLDGYQPVILVALVTVTMGICSWLGWPAAVSLLVFGSATRRMDRQFALAEPDLLPYGRLLYVALFVLAGAALEPRALAVAWLPAVVVLVVRLAVPVAMMVLLARPNGVDYRQGVAIGATLWPVAGAPLIGIGMVGQFNPVLASQLAAISLSILLLSELLGPIVIRQALRVCKEHGENTR